A region from the Halobacteriovorax sp. JY17 genome encodes:
- a CDS encoding type IV toxin-antitoxin system AbiEi family antitoxin domain-containing protein, giving the protein MLKINQVLSNWNSGDVHGLEWLAGYGVDRKLAYKYCKSGYLDKIVPGVFIKANEQPNPYAVIRYLQQELNLMLHVSGRTALELQGHAHYLSMGKKNKIYLTSYESRVFPKWLKEYWGHFEVSFRKSSFLESEKYLTEHEASGGYKVNVSTRELAIMELIESFDLSNSLETVENYAESLNTLRSYVLQEILEECQSVKVKRVFLYISEKMNLPYFKKLDLEKIDLGSGKRVVVEGGSLDKKYNITVDRIIEENPF; this is encoded by the coding sequence ATGCTTAAAATAAACCAAGTATTATCAAATTGGAATAGTGGAGATGTTCATGGCCTTGAATGGCTCGCTGGATATGGCGTAGATCGTAAGCTTGCTTATAAGTATTGTAAGAGCGGTTACTTGGACAAAATAGTTCCTGGAGTTTTCATAAAGGCTAATGAACAGCCAAATCCTTATGCTGTAATAAGATATTTACAACAAGAACTGAATTTAATGTTACATGTGTCTGGTAGAACAGCTCTTGAATTACAGGGCCATGCTCATTACCTCTCAATGGGTAAAAAAAATAAGATATATCTAACAAGCTACGAAAGCAGGGTGTTTCCCAAATGGCTAAAAGAGTACTGGGGACATTTTGAAGTATCATTTCGAAAATCTAGTTTTCTAGAGTCTGAAAAGTATTTAACCGAGCATGAAGCGTCCGGCGGTTACAAAGTGAATGTTTCAACGAGGGAGCTAGCAATAATGGAGCTTATCGAGAGTTTCGATCTTTCGAATTCTCTTGAGACCGTTGAGAACTATGCTGAATCTTTGAATACTCTTCGCTCGTATGTTCTTCAGGAAATATTAGAAGAGTGTCAATCAGTTAAAGTTAAAAGAGTATTTCTCTACATATCCGAAAAAATGAATCTTCCATATTTTAAGAAATTAGATTTAGAAAAGATAGATCTAGGAAGTGGTAAAAGGGTTGTTGTTGAAGGAGGATCTCTCGATAAAAAATACAACATAACCGTTGATCGAATAATAGAGGAGAATCCATTTTGA